From Saccharibacillus brassicae:
CGAACAGCCTGATGGTCCAGGTCGTCGGAGACACGGAGAAGATCGACGCGATGATCGAACTGCTGTCGCCGTACGGCATTCGCGAACTGTCCCGCACCGGCGTCACGGCCATGATTCGCGGCAACGCCTAACGACGTCCCGCACGCCGCCGGAGCGGCAGCGGTCGGCCGGATTATTTTAACACTGCATAATTGAACATCGACTGATCGAACACGGCCCAATCGAACACCACATAAGAACGACGGCTTCATCCGCCCGGACGGGCGGGGAGCTGAACGGAACCGTCCCCGAAGCCGCGTCGGGATTTCCGGTTCCGCTGAGCTACCCGCTTGTTTGGGCAGGGTTGAGGCTTTATACACAAAGGAGGAAATAAGAATGGCAATTACGACTTATTACGAAAATGATGCGGACCTGAGCGTGCTTCAAGGAAAGACGATCGCGATTATCGGCTACGGAAGCCAGGGACACGCGCACGCGCAAAACCTGCGCGACAGCGGCCTGCAGGTCGTCGTCGGCCTTCGTGAAGGCAAATCGGCCAACAAGGCCAAAGAAGACGGGTTCGAAGTGCTGTCGGTTGCCGAAGCGACCAAACGCGCCGACATCGTTCAGATCCTCATGCCGGACGAAACGCAAGCCTCCGTGTATAAAAGCGAAATCGAACCGAACCTCAAATCCGATGCGACCCTGCTGTTCGCGCACGGCTTCAACGTTCACTTCGGTCAGATCGTTGCCAAAGAAGGCAACGACGTTCTGCTCGTCGCTCCGAAATCGCCGGGCCATATGGTTCGCAGAACGTATGAAGAAGGCTTCGGCGTACCGGGCCTGATCGCGATCCACCAGAACGCTACGGGCAAAGCGAAAGACATCGGCCTGGCGTATGCCAAAGGCATCGGCTGTACCCGTGCCGGCGTTATCGAGACTTCGTTCCGCGAAGAGACCGAGACCGACCTGTTCGGCGAACAAGCCGTACTGTGCGGCGGCGTGAGCGCGCTGGTCAAAGCGGGCTTCGAAACGCTGACGGAAGCCGGCTACGCGCCGGAAATGGCTTACTTCGAATGCCTGCACGAGCTGAAGCTGATCGTTGACCTGATGTACGAAGGCGGCCTCTCCACGATGCGCGATTCCATCAGCAACACGGCGGAATACGGCGACTACGTGACAGGACCCCGCATCGTAACTGAAGACACGAAGAAAGCGATGAAAGAAGTGCTGACGGATATCCAACAGGGCAAATTCGCGCGCGATTTCATGCTGGAGAACCAATCCGGCCGCGCCTTCCTGACGGCTACCCGCCGCAACGAATCGGAGCATCAGCTGGAAGTCGTGGGCGCACAGCTGCGTGACATGATGCACTGGATCAAGAAGTAAGATTTCGAAGCATGAAACGGGGCTATCCCGGGCCGCGTGCAAGCGCGACCGGGGCAGCCCTTTTCCATCTCGACACTTCAACCGAAAAAGGAGGCGTAATCCGTGCGGAAAATTCATATCTTCGATACGACGCTGCGTGACGGGGAACAATCGCCCGGCGTAAACCTGAATACCCGTGAGAAAGTCGAAATCGCGCATCAATTGGAAAAATTGGGCGTGGATCGGATGGAAGCCGGATTCCCGGCCGCGTCGCCGGGCGATCTGGCCGCGGTTAACGCGGTCGCCCGCGCCGTCAAAAACGTGAGCGTCGTCGGCTTGGCGCGTTCGCGCGAAGGCGACATCGATGCGGTTCGGGAAGCGCTGCAGGGAGCGGCCGATCCGTGCCTGCACATCTTCCTGGCCACTTCGCCGATCCACCGGCAGTACAAGCTGAAGATGGAAAAGCATCAGGTATTGGAAGCGGCGCAGTCCGCGCTCCGTTACGCCAAAAAATATTTCTCGAAAATCGAGTTTTCGCTGGAAGACGCCGGTCGCACCGAACCGGACTTCCGCGCCGAAATGGTCGCCATGGCGATCCGCGAAGGCGCTTATGTCGTCAACATTCCGGATACGGTCGGCTATTTGAACCCGGCCGAGTACGGCGCGATTTTCCGCCATCTCAAAGAAACGGTGCCGGGCATCGAGAAAGTGCAGCTCAGCGCGCACTGCCACGACGACCTCGGCATGGCGACGGCGAACACGCTGGCCGCCATCTTGAACGGGGCGGACCAGATCGAAGGCACGATCAACGGGATCGGCGAACGCGCGGGCAATACGGCGATCGAAGAAATCGCGATGGCGCTTGAGACCCGGGCCGACTACTTCGGCGCGAAGACCGGCCTGGTATTGGGCGAGATCGCCCGCACGAGCCGCCTCGTCAGCAAGCTGACCGGCATGAACGTGCCGGGCAACAAAGCGATCGTCGGCGCGAACGCTTTTGCGCACGAATCGGGTATCCATCAGGACGGCATGCTCAAAGAGAAGACGACGTACGAGATCATGTCGCCGCAGACGGTCGGCTTCAAGGAGAGCAAGCTGGTACTCGGCAAGCACTCCGGCCGCCATGCGTTCCGCGAACAGCTGCTGGAAATGGGCTATACGCTCGAAGACGAGCAGCTGAACGCGGCGTTCGCCCGGTTCAAAGACCTGGCGGACAAGAAAAAGGAGATTACCGACGACGACCTGCTGGCGCTGCTCGAAGAGCGCCTGGCGGACGCGCCGGAGAAATACGCGCTGGAGTCGCTGAGCTTCTCGTTCGCGACGGAAGCGGCCCCGACAGCCACCGTTACGGTGTCGGTCGAAGGCGAAGGCAGCCGCACAGCCGAATCCGGCGGCAACGGTACCGTCGATTCGATCTATAACGCGATCGATCAGGCCGTCGGCGAAGAAGTGACGCTGGTCGACTATTCGATCCAGGCCGTTACGCTCGGCAAGGACGCGCTCGGCGAAGTGCATGTCACGATGCGCCAGGGCGAGAACGAAGTCCGCGGCCGCGGCGTCAGCACCGACGTGCTCGAAGCGAGCGCCCGCGCTTACGTCGACGCGTTGAACCGCCTGGCGGAGAACCGCCGCGTGCCGGGCGGCCGCAAAGGCGCCGAGAAAGTCTGGTAGACAGCAAGGCGCCCCGAATCGGGGCAAAGCAAAAAGCGGTACCGCTGATCCGGCAATCGGATAGCGGTACCGCTTTTTTGATGCGAAATCCGGAATTCAGGAGCTGGCATCTGCCTGCGCTGCTTACCAGGCGTACGCGTTCGGAGCGGAACCGCCCGATCCCGGGAAGATTTCGTCCAGGCGCTTCAGCTCGGCTTCGCCCAGCTTCACGTCTACGATGCGCAGCGCGTCTTCGAACTGCTCGAACGTGCGGGGACCGATGATCGGAGCCGTAACGGCCGGATTCGCCAGTACCCACGCAAGCGCGACCGTATCCTGCGCTTCGCCGAGTTCTTCGCTGAGCGTTTTGAACTGCTC
This genomic window contains:
- a CDS encoding 2-isopropylmalate synthase, producing the protein MRKIHIFDTTLRDGEQSPGVNLNTREKVEIAHQLEKLGVDRMEAGFPAASPGDLAAVNAVARAVKNVSVVGLARSREGDIDAVREALQGAADPCLHIFLATSPIHRQYKLKMEKHQVLEAAQSALRYAKKYFSKIEFSLEDAGRTEPDFRAEMVAMAIREGAYVVNIPDTVGYLNPAEYGAIFRHLKETVPGIEKVQLSAHCHDDLGMATANTLAAILNGADQIEGTINGIGERAGNTAIEEIAMALETRADYFGAKTGLVLGEIARTSRLVSKLTGMNVPGNKAIVGANAFAHESGIHQDGMLKEKTTYEIMSPQTVGFKESKLVLGKHSGRHAFREQLLEMGYTLEDEQLNAAFARFKDLADKKKEITDDDLLALLEERLADAPEKYALESLSFSFATEAAPTATVTVSVEGEGSRTAESGGNGTVDSIYNAIDQAVGEEVTLVDYSIQAVTLGKDALGEVHVTMRQGENEVRGRGVSTDVLEASARAYVDALNRLAENRRVPGGRKGAEKVW
- the ilvC gene encoding ketol-acid reductoisomerase — protein: MAITTYYENDADLSVLQGKTIAIIGYGSQGHAHAQNLRDSGLQVVVGLREGKSANKAKEDGFEVLSVAEATKRADIVQILMPDETQASVYKSEIEPNLKSDATLLFAHGFNVHFGQIVAKEGNDVLLVAPKSPGHMVRRTYEEGFGVPGLIAIHQNATGKAKDIGLAYAKGIGCTRAGVIETSFREETETDLFGEQAVLCGGVSALVKAGFETLTEAGYAPEMAYFECLHELKLIVDLMYEGGLSTMRDSISNTAEYGDYVTGPRIVTEDTKKAMKEVLTDIQQGKFARDFMLENQSGRAFLTATRRNESEHQLEVVGAQLRDMMHWIKK